A window of the Juglans microcarpa x Juglans regia isolate MS1-56 chromosome 5D, Jm3101_v1.0, whole genome shotgun sequence genome harbors these coding sequences:
- the LOC121265993 gene encoding cyanidin 3-O-galactoside 2''-O-xylosyltransferase FGGT1 has translation MTISDKNLHIVMYPWFAMGHLTAFLHSSNKLAERGHRISFFLPTKTQPKLEPFNLHKDLISFIPITVPQVDGLPPCTETTADVPFSLHSLLMTAMDLTEPTIEASLRDLQPHFIFYDFTHWVPALAHRLGIKAIHHCTISPASVGYLLSPERKLDEKPLTEADLKAPPPSFPPSSIKLRAHEARELTFATMKEYGHRISFVERLMFSCRDCDALSFRSCREMEGPYFEYIEGQFRKPVILAGPIVPEPPTSSLQEKWAKWLDGFHAKTVIFCAFGSECILKKDQFHELVSGIEQSGMPFLAALKPPMGVETIESALPKGFEERVKGRGVVHGGWIQQQLILRHPSVGCFVTHCGSGSLSEAMVSECQLVFLPHVGDQIINARLMSGDLKVGVEVEKGEEDGLFTREGVRQAVRAVMDDDSKVGKEVRTNHAKWREFLLSEGLEKSYTDDFVQRLYSLLK, from the coding sequence ATGACTATAAGCGACAAAAACCTTCATATAGTCATGTACCCGTGGTTTGCCATGGGCCACCTAACCGCATTCCTCCACAGCTCCAACAAACTTGCTGAGAGAGGCCACAGAATCTCTTTCTTCCTCCCAACCAAAACTCAACCAAAGCTTGAGCCTTTCAATCTGCATAAAGACCTCATTTCGTTCATCCCAATTACCGTTCCACAGGTGGATGGCCTTCCGCCCTGTACCGAAACAACCGCAGATGTTCCTTTCTCATTGCATTCCCTCCTCATGACTGCCATGGATCTTACTGAACCCACAATTGAAGCCTCTCTTCGTGACCTCCAACCccatttcatattttatgatttCACTCACTGGGTACCAGCGTTGGCACACCGACTGGGCATCAAGGCTATACATCATTGCACTATTAGTCCAGCGTCCGTTGGTTATTTGTTGAGCCCAGAAAGAAAACTTGATGAAAAACCTTTAACAGAGGCTGATCTTAAGGCACCTCCGCCAAGTTTCCCACCTTCTTCGATCAAGCTTCGCGCCCATGAGGCCCGAGAACTAACGTTCGCAACTATGAAAGAATATGGCCATCGTATATCTTTCGTGGAACGCCTTATGTTCTCTTGCAGAGATTGTGACGCGCTTAGTTTTAGAAGTTGTAGGGAGATGGAAGGGCCGTACTTTGAATATATTGAAGGACAGTTTAGAAAACCTGTGATTCTTGCAGGGCCTATAGTGCCTGAACCACCAACCTCATCATTACAAGAGAAATGGGCAAAGTGGCTGGATGGTTTCCATGCCAAAACCGTGATATTCTGTGCATTTGGAAGCGAATGCATTTTAAAGAAGGATCAGTTTCACGAACTGGTTTCGGGTATAGAACAATCAGGTATGCCATTTCTCGCTGCCTTGAAACCACCAATGGGGGTTGAAACGATTGAGTCTGCATTGCCGAAAGGGTTTGAAGAGAGGGTAAAGGGAAGAGGGGTTGTTCACGGGGGTTGGATTCAGCAGCAGTTGATTCTGAGGCACCCTTCTGTGGGGTGCTTCGTGACGCATTGCGGATCAGGTTCTTTATCCGAAGCCATGGTGAGTGAGTGCCAGTTAGTGTTTCTGCCACACGTTGGGGATCAAATCATCAATGCGAGGCTGATGAGCGGAGATTTAAAAGTCGGAGTTGAGGTTGAAAAGGGTGAAGAAGACGGGCTGTTTACAAGGGAGGGTGTGCGCCAGGCAGTGAGGGCTGTAATGGATGATGATAGTAAGGTGGGGAAGGAGGTGAGAACCAACCATGCAAAATGGAGAGAGTTCTTGTTGAGCGAAGGGCTTGAGAAGTCCTACACTGACGATTTTGTTCAAAGGCTGTATTCTCTGCTCAAATGA